A single Phragmites australis chromosome 4, lpPhrAust1.1, whole genome shotgun sequence DNA region contains:
- the LOC133915161 gene encoding uncharacterized protein LOC133915161 isoform X10, which produces MQTTPFPSPLLSDSCRAPWRLLRGSTAQPPRRGGRSCPSPFPSPSRPTSPPAPPAPSSGSTTRPPPPAARRRSKKTRAAWTTTAARSSVSQLGFEIFVYLDEGDHCCLLIHTLGIGRAVMSGENGSSHIQEGQQWQQHSRLYDRVTEQYGRTSSGGDEPGTIPRETRVENGYGVIGGREGGPASSYWDLLRAHLSDPLTGVLMDDAMILSCGHSYGSSGMQHIYRMKACGKCGQPITKASIRPNLALRLAVQAFKREKESAKALKKRRECLEQDKCGNDDQNPTDLSRGHLLREIRGHRNDLWDV; this is translated from the exons ATGCAAACCACGCCGTTCCCGTCCCCACTGCTCTCCGACTCCTGCCGCGCGCCATGGCGTCTCCTCCGGGGGTCAACTGCGCAGCCTCCTCGTCGAGGAGGGCGCTCTTGTCCTTCCCCTTTCCCTTCCCCATCGCGGCCCACTTCCcctcccgcgccgccggccccttCCTCGGGCAGCACCACCCGCCCGCCACctccggcggcgaggaggaggtcgaagAAGACGAGGGCAGCATGGACGACGACAGCGGCTCGCAGCAGCG TTTCCCAGCTAGGATTCGAGATTTTTGTATATCTGGATGAAGGTGATCATTGCTGCTTGCTGATTCATACACTAGGAATCGGCCGGGCAGTGATGAGTGGGGAGAACGGATCGAGTCACATCCAAGAGGGGCAGCAATGGCAGCAGCACAGCCGTTTATATGACCGTGTTACAGAGCAATATGGGCGCACTTCGTCTGGAGGGGATGAACCTGGCACTATTCCCAGGGAGACGAGGGTGGAGAATGGATACGGAGTTATCGGAGGAAGAGAGGGGGGTCCTGCATCCAGCTATTGGGACCTTCTGAGAGCACACCTCTCTGATCCGTTGAC AGGTGTTCTCATGGATGATGCAATGATTCTATCTTGTGGCCATTCATATGGAAGTAGTGGAATGCAGCATATCTACAGAATG AAAGCTTGTGGCAAATGTGGTCAGCCAATTACCAAGGCTTCGATTCGACCTAACTTGG CTCTTCGCCTTGCAGTTCAGGCATTTAAACGTGAAAAAGAGTCAGCAAAAGcattgaaaaaaagaagagagtgCCTTGAACAG GACAAATGTGGCAATGACGATCAAAATCCAACTGACCTTTCTAGAG GTCATCTTCTCAGGGAAATAAGAGGACACCGGAACGATTTGTGGGACGTGTAG
- the LOC133915161 gene encoding U-box domain-containing protein 62-like isoform X6, which yields MQTTPFPSPLLSDSCRAPWRLLRGSTAQPPRRGGRSCPSPFPSPSRPTSPPAPPAPSSGSTTRPPPPAARRRSKKTRAAWTTTAARSSVSQLGFEIFVYLDEGDHCCLLIHTLGIGRAVMSGENGSSHIQEGQQWQQHSRLYDRVTEQYGRTSSGGDEPGTIPRETRVENGYGVIGGREGGPASSYWDLLRAHLSDPLTGVLMDDAMILSCGHSYGSSGMQHIYRMKACGKCGQPITKASIRPNLALRLAVQAFKREKESAKALKKRRECLEQRSSSQGNKRTPERFVGRVAVVTAQCLNGWYVVKTLDDAESVKLQYRSLAKVADGNGSCSMVSNNAQNTNWL from the exons ATGCAAACCACGCCGTTCCCGTCCCCACTGCTCTCCGACTCCTGCCGCGCGCCATGGCGTCTCCTCCGGGGGTCAACTGCGCAGCCTCCTCGTCGAGGAGGGCGCTCTTGTCCTTCCCCTTTCCCTTCCCCATCGCGGCCCACTTCCcctcccgcgccgccggccccttCCTCGGGCAGCACCACCCGCCCGCCACctccggcggcgaggaggaggtcgaagAAGACGAGGGCAGCATGGACGACGACAGCGGCTCGCAGCAGCG TTTCCCAGCTAGGATTCGAGATTTTTGTATATCTGGATGAAGGTGATCATTGCTGCTTGCTGATTCATACACTAGGAATCGGCCGGGCAGTGATGAGTGGGGAGAACGGATCGAGTCACATCCAAGAGGGGCAGCAATGGCAGCAGCACAGCCGTTTATATGACCGTGTTACAGAGCAATATGGGCGCACTTCGTCTGGAGGGGATGAACCTGGCACTATTCCCAGGGAGACGAGGGTGGAGAATGGATACGGAGTTATCGGAGGAAGAGAGGGGGGTCCTGCATCCAGCTATTGGGACCTTCTGAGAGCACACCTCTCTGATCCGTTGAC AGGTGTTCTCATGGATGATGCAATGATTCTATCTTGTGGCCATTCATATGGAAGTAGTGGAATGCAGCATATCTACAGAATG AAAGCTTGTGGCAAATGTGGTCAGCCAATTACCAAGGCTTCGATTCGACCTAACTTGG CTCTTCGCCTTGCAGTTCAGGCATTTAAACGTGAAAAAGAGTCAGCAAAAGcattgaaaaaaagaagagagtgCCTTGAACAG AGGTCATCTTCTCAGGGAAATAAGAGGACACCGGAACGATTTGTGGGACGTGTAGCAGTTGTGACAGCACAGTGCTTAAATGGATG GTATGTAGTGAAGACTTTAGACGACGCAGAGAGTGTGAAGTTACAATACCGTTCCTTGGCAAAGGTTGCTGATGGCAATGGGTCTTGTTCCATGGTCTCAAACAACGCCCAAAATACGAACTGGTTATAA
- the LOC133915161 gene encoding uncharacterized protein LOC133915161 isoform X11, with amino-acid sequence MQTTPFPSPLLSDSCRAPWRLLRGSTAQPPRRGGRSCPSPFPSPSRPTSPPAPPAPSSGSTTRPPPPAARRRSKKTRAAWTTTAARSSVSQLGFEIFVYLDEGDHCCLLIHTLGIGRAVMSGENGSSHIQEGQQWQQHSRLYDRVTEQYGRTSSGGDEPGTIPRETRVENGYGVIGGREGGPASSYWDLLRAHLSDPLTGVLMDDAMILSCGHSYGSSGMQHIYRMKACGKCGQPITKASIRPNLALRLAVQAFKREKESAKALKKRRECLEQR; translated from the exons ATGCAAACCACGCCGTTCCCGTCCCCACTGCTCTCCGACTCCTGCCGCGCGCCATGGCGTCTCCTCCGGGGGTCAACTGCGCAGCCTCCTCGTCGAGGAGGGCGCTCTTGTCCTTCCCCTTTCCCTTCCCCATCGCGGCCCACTTCCcctcccgcgccgccggccccttCCTCGGGCAGCACCACCCGCCCGCCACctccggcggcgaggaggaggtcgaagAAGACGAGGGCAGCATGGACGACGACAGCGGCTCGCAGCAGCG TTTCCCAGCTAGGATTCGAGATTTTTGTATATCTGGATGAAGGTGATCATTGCTGCTTGCTGATTCATACACTAGGAATCGGCCGGGCAGTGATGAGTGGGGAGAACGGATCGAGTCACATCCAAGAGGGGCAGCAATGGCAGCAGCACAGCCGTTTATATGACCGTGTTACAGAGCAATATGGGCGCACTTCGTCTGGAGGGGATGAACCTGGCACTATTCCCAGGGAGACGAGGGTGGAGAATGGATACGGAGTTATCGGAGGAAGAGAGGGGGGTCCTGCATCCAGCTATTGGGACCTTCTGAGAGCACACCTCTCTGATCCGTTGAC AGGTGTTCTCATGGATGATGCAATGATTCTATCTTGTGGCCATTCATATGGAAGTAGTGGAATGCAGCATATCTACAGAATG AAAGCTTGTGGCAAATGTGGTCAGCCAATTACCAAGGCTTCGATTCGACCTAACTTGG CTCTTCGCCTTGCAGTTCAGGCATTTAAACGTGAAAAAGAGTCAGCAAAAGcattgaaaaaaagaagagagtgCCTTGAACAG AGGTAA
- the LOC133915161 gene encoding U-box domain-containing protein 62-like isoform X4, which yields MASPPGVNCAASSSRRALLSFPFPFPIAAHFPSRAAGPFLGQHHPPATSGGEEEVEEDEGSMDDDSGSQQRRGMIKPNSCTSMIKLGSWWILRIGRAVMSGENGSSHIQEGQQWQQHSRLYDRVTEQYGRTSSGGDEPGTIPRETRVENGYGVIGGREGGPASSYWDLLRAHLSDPLTGVLMDDAMILSCGHSYGSSGMQHIYRMKACGKCGQPITKASIRPNLALRLAVQAFKREKESAKALKKRRECLEQDKCGNDDQNPTDLSRGKSVHFPFAVFDRVIIKGNKRTPERFVGRVAVVTAQCLNGWYVVKTLDDAESVKLQYRSLAKVADGNGSCSMVSNNAQNTNWL from the exons ATGGCGTCTCCTCCGGGGGTCAACTGCGCAGCCTCCTCGTCGAGGAGGGCGCTCTTGTCCTTCCCCTTTCCCTTCCCCATCGCGGCCCACTTCCcctcccgcgccgccggccccttCCTCGGGCAGCACCACCCGCCCGCCACctccggcggcgaggaggaggtcgaagAAGACGAGGGCAGCATGGACGACGACAGCGGCTCGCAGCAGCG GCGTGGAATGATTAAGCCTAACTCGTGCACGTCCATGATTAAGCTAGGTTCATGGTGGATTCTGA GAATCGGCCGGGCAGTGATGAGTGGGGAGAACGGATCGAGTCACATCCAAGAGGGGCAGCAATGGCAGCAGCACAGCCGTTTATATGACCGTGTTACAGAGCAATATGGGCGCACTTCGTCTGGAGGGGATGAACCTGGCACTATTCCCAGGGAGACGAGGGTGGAGAATGGATACGGAGTTATCGGAGGAAGAGAGGGGGGTCCTGCATCCAGCTATTGGGACCTTCTGAGAGCACACCTCTCTGATCCGTTGAC AGGTGTTCTCATGGATGATGCAATGATTCTATCTTGTGGCCATTCATATGGAAGTAGTGGAATGCAGCATATCTACAGAATG AAAGCTTGTGGCAAATGTGGTCAGCCAATTACCAAGGCTTCGATTCGACCTAACTTGG CTCTTCGCCTTGCAGTTCAGGCATTTAAACGTGAAAAAGAGTCAGCAAAAGcattgaaaaaaagaagagagtgCCTTGAACAG GACAAATGTGGCAATGACGATCAAAATCCAACTGACCTTTCTAGAGGTAAAAGTGTTCACTTTCCTTTTGCTGTCTTCGACCGGGTCATAATCAAG GGAAATAAGAGGACACCGGAACGATTTGTGGGACGTGTAGCAGTTGTGACAGCACAGTGCTTAAATGGATG GTATGTAGTGAAGACTTTAGACGACGCAGAGAGTGTGAAGTTACAATACCGTTCCTTGGCAAAGGTTGCTGATGGCAATGGGTCTTGTTCCATGGTCTCAAACAACGCCCAAAATACGAACTGGTTATAA
- the LOC133915161 gene encoding U-box domain-containing protein 62-like isoform X9: MASPPGVNCAASSSRRALLSFPFPFPIAAHFPSRAAGPFLGQHHPPATSGGEEEVEEDEGSMDDDSGSQQRCASSSPGIGRAVMSGENGSSHIQEGQQWQQHSRLYDRVTEQYGRTSSGGDEPGTIPRETRVENGYGVIGGREGGPASSYWDLLRAHLSDPLTGVLMDDAMILSCGHSYGSSGMQHIYRMKACGKCGQPITKASIRPNLALRLAVQAFKREKESAKALKKRRECLEQDKCGNDDQNPTDLSRGKSVHFPFAVFDRVIIKGNKRTPERFVGRVAVVTAQCLNGWYVVKTLDDAESVKLQYRSLAKVADGNGSCSMVSNNAQNTNWL; the protein is encoded by the exons ATGGCGTCTCCTCCGGGGGTCAACTGCGCAGCCTCCTCGTCGAGGAGGGCGCTCTTGTCCTTCCCCTTTCCCTTCCCCATCGCGGCCCACTTCCcctcccgcgccgccggccccttCCTCGGGCAGCACCACCCGCCCGCCACctccggcggcgaggaggaggtcgaagAAGACGAGGGCAGCATGGACGACGACAGCGGCTCGCAGCAGCGGtgcgcctcctcctctccag GAATCGGCCGGGCAGTGATGAGTGGGGAGAACGGATCGAGTCACATCCAAGAGGGGCAGCAATGGCAGCAGCACAGCCGTTTATATGACCGTGTTACAGAGCAATATGGGCGCACTTCGTCTGGAGGGGATGAACCTGGCACTATTCCCAGGGAGACGAGGGTGGAGAATGGATACGGAGTTATCGGAGGAAGAGAGGGGGGTCCTGCATCCAGCTATTGGGACCTTCTGAGAGCACACCTCTCTGATCCGTTGAC AGGTGTTCTCATGGATGATGCAATGATTCTATCTTGTGGCCATTCATATGGAAGTAGTGGAATGCAGCATATCTACAGAATG AAAGCTTGTGGCAAATGTGGTCAGCCAATTACCAAGGCTTCGATTCGACCTAACTTGG CTCTTCGCCTTGCAGTTCAGGCATTTAAACGTGAAAAAGAGTCAGCAAAAGcattgaaaaaaagaagagagtgCCTTGAACAG GACAAATGTGGCAATGACGATCAAAATCCAACTGACCTTTCTAGAGGTAAAAGTGTTCACTTTCCTTTTGCTGTCTTCGACCGGGTCATAATCAAG GGAAATAAGAGGACACCGGAACGATTTGTGGGACGTGTAGCAGTTGTGACAGCACAGTGCTTAAATGGATG GTATGTAGTGAAGACTTTAGACGACGCAGAGAGTGTGAAGTTACAATACCGTTCCTTGGCAAAGGTTGCTGATGGCAATGGGTCTTGTTCCATGGTCTCAAACAACGCCCAAAATACGAACTGGTTATAA
- the LOC133915161 gene encoding U-box domain-containing protein 62-like isoform X5, translating to MQTTPFPSPLLSDSCRAPWRLLRGSTAQPPRRGGRSCPSPFPSPSRPTSPPAPPAPSSGSTTRPPPPAARRRSKKTRAAWTTTAARSSGIGRAVMSGENGSSHIQEGQQWQQHSRLYDRVTEQYGRTSSGGDEPGTIPRETRVENGYGVIGGREGGPASSYWDLLRAHLSDPLTGVLMDDAMILSCGHSYGSSGMQHIYRMKACGKCGQPITKASIRPNLALRLAVQAFKREKESAKALKKRRECLEQDKCGNDDQNPTDLSRGKSVHFPFAVFDRVIIKGNKRTPERFVGRVAVVTAQCLNGWYVVKTLDDAESVKLQYRSLAKVADGNGSCSMVSNNAQNTNWL from the exons ATGCAAACCACGCCGTTCCCGTCCCCACTGCTCTCCGACTCCTGCCGCGCGCCATGGCGTCTCCTCCGGGGGTCAACTGCGCAGCCTCCTCGTCGAGGAGGGCGCTCTTGTCCTTCCCCTTTCCCTTCCCCATCGCGGCCCACTTCCcctcccgcgccgccggccccttCCTCGGGCAGCACCACCCGCCCGCCACctccggcggcgaggaggaggtcgaagAAGACGAGGGCAGCATGGACGACGACAGCGGCTCGCAGCAGCG GAATCGGCCGGGCAGTGATGAGTGGGGAGAACGGATCGAGTCACATCCAAGAGGGGCAGCAATGGCAGCAGCACAGCCGTTTATATGACCGTGTTACAGAGCAATATGGGCGCACTTCGTCTGGAGGGGATGAACCTGGCACTATTCCCAGGGAGACGAGGGTGGAGAATGGATACGGAGTTATCGGAGGAAGAGAGGGGGGTCCTGCATCCAGCTATTGGGACCTTCTGAGAGCACACCTCTCTGATCCGTTGAC AGGTGTTCTCATGGATGATGCAATGATTCTATCTTGTGGCCATTCATATGGAAGTAGTGGAATGCAGCATATCTACAGAATG AAAGCTTGTGGCAAATGTGGTCAGCCAATTACCAAGGCTTCGATTCGACCTAACTTGG CTCTTCGCCTTGCAGTTCAGGCATTTAAACGTGAAAAAGAGTCAGCAAAAGcattgaaaaaaagaagagagtgCCTTGAACAG GACAAATGTGGCAATGACGATCAAAATCCAACTGACCTTTCTAGAGGTAAAAGTGTTCACTTTCCTTTTGCTGTCTTCGACCGGGTCATAATCAAG GGAAATAAGAGGACACCGGAACGATTTGTGGGACGTGTAGCAGTTGTGACAGCACAGTGCTTAAATGGATG GTATGTAGTGAAGACTTTAGACGACGCAGAGAGTGTGAAGTTACAATACCGTTCCTTGGCAAAGGTTGCTGATGGCAATGGGTCTTGTTCCATGGTCTCAAACAACGCCCAAAATACGAACTGGTTATAA
- the LOC133915161 gene encoding U-box domain-containing protein 62-like isoform X7, with the protein MASPPGVNCAASSSRRALLSFPFPFPIAAHFPSRAAGPFLGQHHPPATSGGEEEVEEDEGSMDDDSGSQQRCASSSPGSWWILRIGRAVMSGENGSSHIQEGQQWQQHSRLYDRVTEQYGRTSSGGDEPGTIPRETRVENGYGVIGGREGGPASSYWDLLRAHLSDPLTGVLMDDAMILSCGHSYGSSGMQHIYRMKACGKCGQPITKASIRPNLALRLAVQAFKREKESAKALKKRRECLEQDKCGNDDQNPTDLSRGKSVHFPFAVFDRVIIKGNKRTPERFVGRVAVVTAQCLNGWYVVKTLDDAESVKLQYRSLAKVADGNGSCSMVSNNAQNTNWL; encoded by the exons ATGGCGTCTCCTCCGGGGGTCAACTGCGCAGCCTCCTCGTCGAGGAGGGCGCTCTTGTCCTTCCCCTTTCCCTTCCCCATCGCGGCCCACTTCCcctcccgcgccgccggccccttCCTCGGGCAGCACCACCCGCCCGCCACctccggcggcgaggaggaggtcgaagAAGACGAGGGCAGCATGGACGACGACAGCGGCTCGCAGCAGCGGtgcgcctcctcctctccag GTTCATGGTGGATTCTGA GAATCGGCCGGGCAGTGATGAGTGGGGAGAACGGATCGAGTCACATCCAAGAGGGGCAGCAATGGCAGCAGCACAGCCGTTTATATGACCGTGTTACAGAGCAATATGGGCGCACTTCGTCTGGAGGGGATGAACCTGGCACTATTCCCAGGGAGACGAGGGTGGAGAATGGATACGGAGTTATCGGAGGAAGAGAGGGGGGTCCTGCATCCAGCTATTGGGACCTTCTGAGAGCACACCTCTCTGATCCGTTGAC AGGTGTTCTCATGGATGATGCAATGATTCTATCTTGTGGCCATTCATATGGAAGTAGTGGAATGCAGCATATCTACAGAATG AAAGCTTGTGGCAAATGTGGTCAGCCAATTACCAAGGCTTCGATTCGACCTAACTTGG CTCTTCGCCTTGCAGTTCAGGCATTTAAACGTGAAAAAGAGTCAGCAAAAGcattgaaaaaaagaagagagtgCCTTGAACAG GACAAATGTGGCAATGACGATCAAAATCCAACTGACCTTTCTAGAGGTAAAAGTGTTCACTTTCCTTTTGCTGTCTTCGACCGGGTCATAATCAAG GGAAATAAGAGGACACCGGAACGATTTGTGGGACGTGTAGCAGTTGTGACAGCACAGTGCTTAAATGGATG GTATGTAGTGAAGACTTTAGACGACGCAGAGAGTGTGAAGTTACAATACCGTTCCTTGGCAAAGGTTGCTGATGGCAATGGGTCTTGTTCCATGGTCTCAAACAACGCCCAAAATACGAACTGGTTATAA
- the LOC133915161 gene encoding U-box domain-containing protein 62-like isoform X1 has product MQTTPFPSPLLSDSCRAPWRLLRGSTAQPPRRGGRSCPSPFPSPSRPTSPPAPPAPSSGSTTRPPPPAARRRSKKTRAAWTTTAARSSVSQLGFEIFVYLDEGDHCCLLIHTLGIGRAVMSGENGSSHIQEGQQWQQHSRLYDRVTEQYGRTSSGGDEPGTIPRETRVENGYGVIGGREGGPASSYWDLLRAHLSDPLTGVLMDDAMILSCGHSYGSSGMQHIYRMKACGKCGQPITKASIRPNLALRLAVQAFKREKESAKALKKRRECLEQDKCGNDDQNPTDLSRGKSVHFPFAVFDRVIIKGNKRTPERFVGRVAVVTAQCLNGWYVVKTLDDAESVKLQYRSLAKVADGNGSCSMVSNNAQNTNWL; this is encoded by the exons ATGCAAACCACGCCGTTCCCGTCCCCACTGCTCTCCGACTCCTGCCGCGCGCCATGGCGTCTCCTCCGGGGGTCAACTGCGCAGCCTCCTCGTCGAGGAGGGCGCTCTTGTCCTTCCCCTTTCCCTTCCCCATCGCGGCCCACTTCCcctcccgcgccgccggccccttCCTCGGGCAGCACCACCCGCCCGCCACctccggcggcgaggaggaggtcgaagAAGACGAGGGCAGCATGGACGACGACAGCGGCTCGCAGCAGCG TTTCCCAGCTAGGATTCGAGATTTTTGTATATCTGGATGAAGGTGATCATTGCTGCTTGCTGATTCATACACTAGGAATCGGCCGGGCAGTGATGAGTGGGGAGAACGGATCGAGTCACATCCAAGAGGGGCAGCAATGGCAGCAGCACAGCCGTTTATATGACCGTGTTACAGAGCAATATGGGCGCACTTCGTCTGGAGGGGATGAACCTGGCACTATTCCCAGGGAGACGAGGGTGGAGAATGGATACGGAGTTATCGGAGGAAGAGAGGGGGGTCCTGCATCCAGCTATTGGGACCTTCTGAGAGCACACCTCTCTGATCCGTTGAC AGGTGTTCTCATGGATGATGCAATGATTCTATCTTGTGGCCATTCATATGGAAGTAGTGGAATGCAGCATATCTACAGAATG AAAGCTTGTGGCAAATGTGGTCAGCCAATTACCAAGGCTTCGATTCGACCTAACTTGG CTCTTCGCCTTGCAGTTCAGGCATTTAAACGTGAAAAAGAGTCAGCAAAAGcattgaaaaaaagaagagagtgCCTTGAACAG GACAAATGTGGCAATGACGATCAAAATCCAACTGACCTTTCTAGAGGTAAAAGTGTTCACTTTCCTTTTGCTGTCTTCGACCGGGTCATAATCAAG GGAAATAAGAGGACACCGGAACGATTTGTGGGACGTGTAGCAGTTGTGACAGCACAGTGCTTAAATGGATG GTATGTAGTGAAGACTTTAGACGACGCAGAGAGTGTGAAGTTACAATACCGTTCCTTGGCAAAGGTTGCTGATGGCAATGGGTCTTGTTCCATGGTCTCAAACAACGCCCAAAATACGAACTGGTTATAA
- the LOC133915161 gene encoding U-box domain-containing protein 62-like isoform X3: MQTTPFPSPLLSDSCRAPWRLLRGSTAQPPRRGGRSCPSPFPSPSRPTSPPAPPAPSSGSTTRPPPPAARRRSKKTRAAWTTTAARSSGSWWILRIGRAVMSGENGSSHIQEGQQWQQHSRLYDRVTEQYGRTSSGGDEPGTIPRETRVENGYGVIGGREGGPASSYWDLLRAHLSDPLTGVLMDDAMILSCGHSYGSSGMQHIYRMKACGKCGQPITKASIRPNLALRLAVQAFKREKESAKALKKRRECLEQDKCGNDDQNPTDLSRGKSVHFPFAVFDRVIIKGNKRTPERFVGRVAVVTAQCLNGWYVVKTLDDAESVKLQYRSLAKVADGNGSCSMVSNNAQNTNWL; encoded by the exons ATGCAAACCACGCCGTTCCCGTCCCCACTGCTCTCCGACTCCTGCCGCGCGCCATGGCGTCTCCTCCGGGGGTCAACTGCGCAGCCTCCTCGTCGAGGAGGGCGCTCTTGTCCTTCCCCTTTCCCTTCCCCATCGCGGCCCACTTCCcctcccgcgccgccggccccttCCTCGGGCAGCACCACCCGCCCGCCACctccggcggcgaggaggaggtcgaagAAGACGAGGGCAGCATGGACGACGACAGCGGCTCGCAGCAGCG GTTCATGGTGGATTCTGA GAATCGGCCGGGCAGTGATGAGTGGGGAGAACGGATCGAGTCACATCCAAGAGGGGCAGCAATGGCAGCAGCACAGCCGTTTATATGACCGTGTTACAGAGCAATATGGGCGCACTTCGTCTGGAGGGGATGAACCTGGCACTATTCCCAGGGAGACGAGGGTGGAGAATGGATACGGAGTTATCGGAGGAAGAGAGGGGGGTCCTGCATCCAGCTATTGGGACCTTCTGAGAGCACACCTCTCTGATCCGTTGAC AGGTGTTCTCATGGATGATGCAATGATTCTATCTTGTGGCCATTCATATGGAAGTAGTGGAATGCAGCATATCTACAGAATG AAAGCTTGTGGCAAATGTGGTCAGCCAATTACCAAGGCTTCGATTCGACCTAACTTGG CTCTTCGCCTTGCAGTTCAGGCATTTAAACGTGAAAAAGAGTCAGCAAAAGcattgaaaaaaagaagagagtgCCTTGAACAG GACAAATGTGGCAATGACGATCAAAATCCAACTGACCTTTCTAGAGGTAAAAGTGTTCACTTTCCTTTTGCTGTCTTCGACCGGGTCATAATCAAG GGAAATAAGAGGACACCGGAACGATTTGTGGGACGTGTAGCAGTTGTGACAGCACAGTGCTTAAATGGATG GTATGTAGTGAAGACTTTAGACGACGCAGAGAGTGTGAAGTTACAATACCGTTCCTTGGCAAAGGTTGCTGATGGCAATGGGTCTTGTTCCATGGTCTCAAACAACGCCCAAAATACGAACTGGTTATAA
- the LOC133915161 gene encoding uncharacterized protein LOC133915161 isoform X8, which translates to MQTTPFPSPLLSDSCRAPWRLLRGSTAQPPRRGGRSCPSPFPSPSRPTSPPAPPAPSSGSTTRPPPPAARRRSKKTRAAWTTTAARSSVSQLGFEIFVYLDEGDHCCLLIHTLGIGRAVMSGENGSSHIQEGQQWQQHSRLYDRVTEQYGRTSSGGDEPGTIPRETRVENGYGVIGGREGGPASSYWDLLRAHLSDPLTGVLMDDAMILSCGHSYGSSGMQHIYRMKACGKCGQPITKASIRPNLALRLAVQAFKREKESAKALKKRRECLEQGNKRTPERFVGRVAVVTAQCLNGWYVVKTLDDAESVKLQYRSLAKVADGNGSCSMVSNNAQNTNWL; encoded by the exons ATGCAAACCACGCCGTTCCCGTCCCCACTGCTCTCCGACTCCTGCCGCGCGCCATGGCGTCTCCTCCGGGGGTCAACTGCGCAGCCTCCTCGTCGAGGAGGGCGCTCTTGTCCTTCCCCTTTCCCTTCCCCATCGCGGCCCACTTCCcctcccgcgccgccggccccttCCTCGGGCAGCACCACCCGCCCGCCACctccggcggcgaggaggaggtcgaagAAGACGAGGGCAGCATGGACGACGACAGCGGCTCGCAGCAGCG TTTCCCAGCTAGGATTCGAGATTTTTGTATATCTGGATGAAGGTGATCATTGCTGCTTGCTGATTCATACACTAGGAATCGGCCGGGCAGTGATGAGTGGGGAGAACGGATCGAGTCACATCCAAGAGGGGCAGCAATGGCAGCAGCACAGCCGTTTATATGACCGTGTTACAGAGCAATATGGGCGCACTTCGTCTGGAGGGGATGAACCTGGCACTATTCCCAGGGAGACGAGGGTGGAGAATGGATACGGAGTTATCGGAGGAAGAGAGGGGGGTCCTGCATCCAGCTATTGGGACCTTCTGAGAGCACACCTCTCTGATCCGTTGAC AGGTGTTCTCATGGATGATGCAATGATTCTATCTTGTGGCCATTCATATGGAAGTAGTGGAATGCAGCATATCTACAGAATG AAAGCTTGTGGCAAATGTGGTCAGCCAATTACCAAGGCTTCGATTCGACCTAACTTGG CTCTTCGCCTTGCAGTTCAGGCATTTAAACGTGAAAAAGAGTCAGCAAAAGcattgaaaaaaagaagagagtgCCTTGAACAG GGAAATAAGAGGACACCGGAACGATTTGTGGGACGTGTAGCAGTTGTGACAGCACAGTGCTTAAATGGATG GTATGTAGTGAAGACTTTAGACGACGCAGAGAGTGTGAAGTTACAATACCGTTCCTTGGCAAAGGTTGCTGATGGCAATGGGTCTTGTTCCATGGTCTCAAACAACGCCCAAAATACGAACTGGTTATAA